Proteins encoded in a region of the Panicum hallii strain FIL2 chromosome 3, PHallii_v3.1, whole genome shotgun sequence genome:
- the LOC112887142 gene encoding proline-rich receptor-like protein kinase PERK8 isoform X1 — protein MAPAPSPAPASSRPTATPADAAATPPAAAAPPPRPSPPRAAPPPSHSQASPPPRPTASPPPAPPRTVAPPPRPTLLSPPPTSPPPSAPPTPSLSPPRTHPPESSAPASPPAAAPPPVPVPSAPTSHKPLPTPATAADPARPSTSKNSSFNKPSTPVPRHGSPPGSPGGHSNGVVVAIAAVLAVLVLSLLVTAVWFTNKRKRKKTDGYRAGFMSPTSPFSSQQPSGDSANAGLPIDPSVHTSLSNGAGSPRLNQCLSDISMGNSRFFSYEELYQITDGFSAHKLLGEGGFGSVYKGRLPDGTDVAIKRLKDGGGQGEREFQAEVEIISRVHHRHLVSLVGYCISNNQRLLVYDFVPNNTLHYHLHGRGMPVLEWSTRIKIAVGAARGIAYLHEDCHPRIIHRDIKSSNILLDNNFEAKVADFGLARLALDAVTHVTTRVMGTFGYMAPEYASSGKLTERSDVFSFGVVLLELITGRKPVDASRPLGDESLVEWARPLLSRALDTGNLEGLVDPRLEKKLNEAEMFRMIEAAAACIRHSASRRPRMSQVVRVLESLADIDLTNGVQPGQSQLFNVANTAEIRMFQRMVAGAQDDSSDLSLYGWSRGTDADPSSRIL, from the exons ATGGCCCCGGCTCCATCCCCGGCCCCCGCGTCCTCGCGGCCCACTGCCACACCGGCCGACGCTGCGGCCACTCCGCCGGCCGCAGcggcgcccccgccccgcccctcgccgccgcgcgccgcccctccgccctcACACTCGCAGGCTTCTCCACCTCCGCGGCCtactgcctcgccgccgcccgccccgccgcggACAGTTGCTCCTCCTCCAAGGCCCACGCTGCTCTCGCCCCCTCCAacgtccccgccgccgtccgccccgCCGACGCCCTCGCTCTCTCCACCAAGAACGCATCCGCCAGAGTCTTCGGCCCCTGCATCACCTCctgccgccgctccgccgcccgtgCCGGTGCCATCAGCACCGACTAGCCACAAGCCATTGCCTACGCCTGCAACCGCGGCTGACCCGGCCCGCCCCAGCACGAGCAAGAACTCAAGTTTCAACAAGCCGTCGACCCCGGTTCCGCGGCACGGGAGCCCACCTGGCTCTCCTGGCGGCCATAGTAATGGTGTCGTTGTAGCCATCGCTGCGGTGCTTGCCGTTCTTGTGCTTAGCCTCCTTGTCACAGCTGTTTGGTTCACGAACAAGCGCAAGAGGAAGAAAACTGATGGTTACAGAGCTGGTTTCATGTCGCCTACCTCGCCTTTTTCTTCACAGCAACCTTCCG GTGACTCGGCAAATGCAGGCTTGCCAATCGATCCTTCTGTCCACACCAGCTTGTCCAATGGTGCTGGGAGCCCCAGGTTGAATCAATGCTTGTCCGATATCAGCATGGGCAACTCCAGGTTCTTCTCATATGAGGAGCTGTATCAGATTACCGATGGTTTCTCAGCCCATAAGCTTCTAGGGGAGGGAGGTTTTGGGTCTGTGTACAAGGGCCGCCTGCCAGATGGTACAGATGTCGCCATTAAACGACTAAAGGATGGTGGCGGACAAGGGGAACGTGAGTTCCAGGCTGAAGTGGAGATAATCAGTCGGGTGCATCACCGTCATTTAGTTTCCCTCGTGGGATATTGCATTTCCAATAACCAAAGGTTACTTGTATATGACTTCGTGCCTAATAACACACTACATTATCATCTTCACG GACGCGGAATGCCTGTGTTAGAATGGTCAACCAGGATTAAAATTGCTGTTGGTGCTGCTCGTGGAATTGCTTACCTACATGAAGATT GCCACCCTAGGATAATTCATCGAGACATCAAGTCCTCAAACATTTTGTTGGATAACAACTTTGAGGCAAAG GTTGCTGATTTTGGTCTTGCGAGGTTGGCTTTGGATGCTGTAACCCATGTAACAACCCGTGTTATGGGCACATTTGG TTACATGGCTCCAGAGTATGCATCAAGTGGCAAATTGACTGAGAGATCGGACGTATTCTCTTTTGGTGTAGTCCTCTTAGAGCTTATTACTGGTCGAAAACCTGTTGATGCATCGAGACCGCTGGGTGATGAGAGCCTCGTCGAGTGG GCTAGGCCATTGCTTTCTCGAGCTCTTGATACAGGCAATTTGGAAGGGTTGGTTGACCCCAGGCTTGAGAAGAAGTTGAATGAAGCGGAGATGTTCCGCATGATCGAGGCTGCTGCCGCCTGCATTCGGCACTCGGCATCAAGGAGGCCCAGAATGAGCCAG GTGGTGCGGGTTCTTGAAAGCTTGGCGGACATCGACCTAACAAATGGAGTTCAGCCTGGGCAAAGCCAGCTTTTCAACGTGGCCAACACGGCGGAGATAAGGATGTTCCAGCGGATGGTGGCCGGCGCGCAGGATGACAGCTCCGACTTGAGCCTATACGGTTGGAGCAGAGGCACGGACGCTGACCCGAGTTCCAGGATCTTGTGA
- the LOC112887142 gene encoding proline-rich receptor-like protein kinase PERK8 isoform X2 gives MAPAPSPAPASSRPTATPADAAATPPAAAAPPPRPSPPRAAPPPSHSQASPPPRPTASPPPAPPRTVAPPPRPTLLSPPPTSPPPSAPPTPSLSPPRTHPPESSAPASPPAAAPPPVPVPSAPTSHKPLPTPATAADPARPSTSKNSSFNKPSTPVPRHGSPPGSPGGHSNGVVVAIAAVLAVLVLSLLVTAVWFTNKRKRKKTDGYRAGFMSPTSPFSSQQPSGDSANAGLPIDPSVHTSLSNGAGSPRLNQCLSDISMGNSRFFSYEELYQITDGFSAHKLLGEGGFGSVYKGRLPDGTDVAIKRLKDGGGQGEREFQAEVEIISRVHHRHLVSLVGYCISNNQRLLVYDFVPNNTLHYHLHGRGMPVLEWSTRIKIAVGAARGIAYLHEDCHPRIIHRDIKSSNILLDNNFEAKVADFGLARLALDAVTHVTTRVMGTFGYMAPEYASSGKLTERSDVFSFGVVLLELITGRKPVDASRPLGDESLVEWRIDHDVFNSTVSRACQRLKNCCTTDMLHACIINVSLQFTTGKFVG, from the exons ATGGCCCCGGCTCCATCCCCGGCCCCCGCGTCCTCGCGGCCCACTGCCACACCGGCCGACGCTGCGGCCACTCCGCCGGCCGCAGcggcgcccccgccccgcccctcgccgccgcgcgccgcccctccgccctcACACTCGCAGGCTTCTCCACCTCCGCGGCCtactgcctcgccgccgcccgccccgccgcggACAGTTGCTCCTCCTCCAAGGCCCACGCTGCTCTCGCCCCCTCCAacgtccccgccgccgtccgccccgCCGACGCCCTCGCTCTCTCCACCAAGAACGCATCCGCCAGAGTCTTCGGCCCCTGCATCACCTCctgccgccgctccgccgcccgtgCCGGTGCCATCAGCACCGACTAGCCACAAGCCATTGCCTACGCCTGCAACCGCGGCTGACCCGGCCCGCCCCAGCACGAGCAAGAACTCAAGTTTCAACAAGCCGTCGACCCCGGTTCCGCGGCACGGGAGCCCACCTGGCTCTCCTGGCGGCCATAGTAATGGTGTCGTTGTAGCCATCGCTGCGGTGCTTGCCGTTCTTGTGCTTAGCCTCCTTGTCACAGCTGTTTGGTTCACGAACAAGCGCAAGAGGAAGAAAACTGATGGTTACAGAGCTGGTTTCATGTCGCCTACCTCGCCTTTTTCTTCACAGCAACCTTCCG GTGACTCGGCAAATGCAGGCTTGCCAATCGATCCTTCTGTCCACACCAGCTTGTCCAATGGTGCTGGGAGCCCCAGGTTGAATCAATGCTTGTCCGATATCAGCATGGGCAACTCCAGGTTCTTCTCATATGAGGAGCTGTATCAGATTACCGATGGTTTCTCAGCCCATAAGCTTCTAGGGGAGGGAGGTTTTGGGTCTGTGTACAAGGGCCGCCTGCCAGATGGTACAGATGTCGCCATTAAACGACTAAAGGATGGTGGCGGACAAGGGGAACGTGAGTTCCAGGCTGAAGTGGAGATAATCAGTCGGGTGCATCACCGTCATTTAGTTTCCCTCGTGGGATATTGCATTTCCAATAACCAAAGGTTACTTGTATATGACTTCGTGCCTAATAACACACTACATTATCATCTTCACG GACGCGGAATGCCTGTGTTAGAATGGTCAACCAGGATTAAAATTGCTGTTGGTGCTGCTCGTGGAATTGCTTACCTACATGAAGATT GCCACCCTAGGATAATTCATCGAGACATCAAGTCCTCAAACATTTTGTTGGATAACAACTTTGAGGCAAAG GTTGCTGATTTTGGTCTTGCGAGGTTGGCTTTGGATGCTGTAACCCATGTAACAACCCGTGTTATGGGCACATTTGG TTACATGGCTCCAGAGTATGCATCAAGTGGCAAATTGACTGAGAGATCGGACGTATTCTCTTTTGGTGTAGTCCTCTTAGAGCTTATTACTGGTCGAAAACCTGTTGATGCATCGAGACCGCTGGGTGATGAGAGCCTCGTCGAGTGG AGAATCGATCATGATGTCTTCAACAGCACAGTATCTAGAGCTTGTCAACGTTTGAAGAATTGCTGCACGACGGATATGCTTCATGCCTGCATCATTAATGTTTCTTTACAATTTACAACTGGGAAATTTGTCGGTTGA
- the LOC112887140 gene encoding putative phospholipid-transporting ATPase 9, translating to MAGEQGDDPNPDRRRRRRSRRRAALRLSRLYSFACGRRPSVADDDAGSRIGGPGFSRVVNAGDAALRLQQQQGQQPSAEQLLAASSSNSISTTKYNLLTFLPKSLFEQFRRVANVYFLLSAGIAYSPLAAYSSTSAIAPLVIVIVATMLKEAVEDWRRNQQDTEVNNRSTKVFQDGAFRDAKWKDIRVGDIVKVEKDDFFPADLVLLSSSYEDAICYVETMNLDGETNLKLKQSLEVTSSSLPEDESFRGFGAVIRCEDPNAHLYSFVGNIEIQDQQQQHPLSPQQLLLRDSKLRNTEFVYGAVIFTGHDTKVMQNAMKVPSKRSNIERKMDRIIYLLLISLVLISVVGSIFFGIATRDDLQDGRMKRWYLRPDDTAIYFDPNKPALAAVLHFLTAMQLYSYFIPISLYISIEIVKLLQALFINQDIHMYHEESDTPAHARTSNLNEELGQVDTILTDKTGTLTCNSMEFIKCSVAGTAYGRGVTEVERAMAKRKGSPLIADMDNGVQHFQLEGKAAVKGFNFRDERVMEGNWVNQPHSDVIEMFLRLLAVCHTCIPEVDEETGKISYEAESPDEAAFVVAARELGFTFYQRTQTSVFLHELDPVSGKQVDRSYRILNVLEFNSARKRMSVIVKNEEGKIFLFSKGADSVMFERLSGSQSAYREVTQQHINEYADAGLRTLVLAYRELEEDEYANFDRKFTAAKNSISADRDEKIEEAADLLERNLILLGATAVEDKLQKGVPECVDKLAQAGIKIWVLTGDKMETAINIGYACSLLRQGMKQIIITLETADIIELEKGSDKAAITKASKDSVVRQINEGKKLANASAGETFALIIDGKSLTYALEDDTKGMFLELAIVCGSVICCRSSPKQKALVTRLVKTGTGKVTLAIGDGANDVGMIQEADIGVGISGAEGMQAVMASDVSIAQFRFLERLLLVHGHWCYSRISSMICYFFYKNITFGVTLFLYEAYTSFSGQPFYNDWAMASYNVFFTSLPVIAMGVFDQDVSARFCLKFPMLYQEGPQNLLFRWRRIIGWMAYGVASAVVIFFLSTASLQHQAFRRSGEVVDQAALGATAYTCVVWAVNLQMAITVSYFTLVQHACIWAGVALWYVFLAAYGAITPDFSTTYHMVFADALAGAPSYWVVTLLVSAAALVPYFTYAVAKSWFFPDYHNQIQWLRHRERAHPDPESSAGVEFGHALRQFSVRSTGVGVSARRDAAVLRRLNGTQVHHADSPQQVS from the exons ATGGCCGGCGAGCAAGGGGACGACCCCAACCCCgacaggcggcggcggaggaggagccgcCGGAGGGCCGCGCTGCGCCTCAGCAGGCTCTACAGCTTCGCGTGCGGCCGGAGGCCCAGCGTCGCCGACGACGACGCCGGGTCCAGGATCGGGGGCCCGGGGTTCTCGCGGGTGGTCAACGCCGGCGACGCCGCCCTCcgcctgcagcagcagcaggggcaGCAGCCCTCCGCGGAGCAGCTCCTCGCCGCGAGCTCCAGCAACTCCATCTCCACCACCAAGTACAACCTGCTCACCTTCCTGCCCAAGTCCCTCTTCGAGCAGTTCCGCCGCGTCGCCAATGTCTACTTCCTCCTCTCCGCCGGCATCGCCTACAGCCCCCTCGCCGCCTACAGCTCCACCAGTGCCATCGCGCCGctcgtcatcgtcatcgtcgCCACCATGCTCAAGGAGGCCGTCGAGGACTGGAGGAGGAACCAGCAG GACACCGAGGTGAACAACAGGAGTACTAAGGTCTTCCAGGACGGCGCCTTCCGCGACGCCAaatggaaagacatccgggtCGGCGACATCGTCAAGGTCGAAAAAGATGACTTCTTCCCGGCCGACCTCGTCCTGCTCTCCTCCAGCTACGAGGACGCCATCTGCTATGTCGAGACCATGAACCTCGACGGCGAGACCAACCTCAAGCTCAAGCAGTCCCTGGAGGTCACCTCCAGCTCGCTGCCGGAAGACGAGAGCTTCCGCGGCTTCGGGGCTGTGATAAGGTGCGAGGACCCCAACGCGCACCTCTACTCGTTCGTCGGCAACATCGAGATCCAggaccagcagcagcagcaccctCTCTCGCCTCAGCAGCTCCTCCTCAGGGACTCCAAGCTTCGCAACACCGAATTCGTGTACGGCGCCGTCATCTTCACGGGCCATGACACCAAGGTCATGCAGAACGCCATGAAGGTCCCCTCCAAGAGAAGCAACATCGAGAGGAAGATGGACCGGATCATCTACCTCCTCCTGATCTCGCTCGTCCTCATCTCGGTCGTCGGCTCCATTTTCTTTGGCATCGCGACCAGGGACGACCTGCAAGATGGCAGGATGAAGAGGTGGTACCTTAGGCCTGATGACACCGCCATCTACTTCGATCCAAACAAGCCGGCTCTTGCAGCAGTACTCCACTTCCTGACAGCCATGCAGCTCTACAGCTACTTCATCCCAATCTCCCTCTACATCTCCATCGAGATTGTCAAGCTCCTGCAGGCGCTCTTCATCAACCAGGACATCCATATGTACCACGAGGAGAGCGACACGCCGGCTCATGCTAGAACCTCCAACTTGAATGAGGAGCTGGGGCAAGTCGACACGATCCTCACAGATAAAACCGGGACCCTGACCTGCAACTCCATGGAGTTCATCAAATGTTCGGTTGCGGGGACCGCGTATGGCCGTGGTGTCACAGAGGTGGAGAGAGCAATGGCAAAGAGGAAAGGCTCCCCGTTGATCGCCGACATGGACAATGGCGTTCAGCATTTTCAGCTTGAGGGGAAAGCTGCAGTCAAAGGATTTAACTTCAGGGATGAGCGTGTCATGGAGGGTAACTGGGTTAACCAACCCCACTCTGATGTCATCGAGATGTTCCTCCGGTTGTTGGCGGTCTGTCACACATGCATACCTGAAGTTGACGAAGAAACAGGGAAAATCTCGTACGAAGCAGAGTCTCCCGATGAGGCAGCCTTTGTTGTTGCAGCAAGGGAACTCGGTTTCACATTTTACCAACGGACTCAGACAAGTGTTTTCCTGCACGAGTTAGATCCGGTGTCCGGAAAACAAGTTGACAG ATCGTATAGGATCTTGAATGTCCTTGAGTTCAACAGTGCTCGGAAGCGGATGTCAGTAATAGTTAAAAATGAGGAGGGGAAAATATTTCTGTTTAGTAAGGGCGCTGACAG TGTAATGTTTGAAAGGCTATCGGGTTCTCAGAGCGCATATAGAGAAGTGACTCAACAGCACATAAATGAATACGCTGATGCCGGTTTGAGAACACTGGTTCTTGCATACCGTGAGCTTGAGGAGGATGAATATGCAAATTTTGACAGGAAGTTCACAGCAGCTAAGAATTCTATCAGCGCTGATAGAGATGAAAAGATCGAAGAGGCTGCAGATTTGCTTGAGAGGAATCTTATCCTTCTTGGTGCTACCGCTGTCGAGGATAAGCTACAGAAGGGG GTGCCTGAATGTGTTGACAAACTCGCTCAAGCTGGCATCAAGATATGGGTGCTAACAGGCGACAAGATGGAGACCGCCATCAACATTGG ATATGCATGCAGTTTATTAAGACAAGGAATGAAGCAAATAATCATTACTCTTGAGACAGCAGATATCATTGAGTTGGAGAAAGGTAGTGACAAGGCTGCCATAACAAAG GCATCAAAGGATAGTGTGGTGCGGCAAATAAATGAGGGAAAGAAACTTGCAAATGCATCTGCTGGTGAAACCTTTGCCTTGATTATTGACGGGAAGTCGCTTACATATGCGCTGGAGGACGACACAAAGGGCATGTTCCTTGAGCTTGCAATTGTCTGTGGATCGGTCATTTGCTGCCGCTCGTCACCTAAGCAGAAAGCACTT GTGACTAGGCTTGTCAAAACAGGCACCGGTAAAGTCACATTGGCAATCGGTGATGGCGCGAACGATGTTGGCATGATTCAAGAGGCAGATATTGGGGTTGGGATCAGTGGCGCTGAAGGGATGCAG GCTGTCATGGCGAGCGATGTTTCCATCGCCCAGTTCCGCTTCCTGGAGCGTCTGCTACTTGTGCATGGACATTGGTGCTACAGCAGGATCTCATCCATG ATATGCTACTTCTTCTACAAGAACATCACGTTTGGTGTGACCCTGTTCCTGTACGAGGCGTACACATCGTTCTCAGGCCAGCCGTTCTACAACGACTGGGCAATGGCGAGCTACAACGTCTTCTTCACCTCGCTCCCTGTAATAGCCATGGGCGTCTTCGACCAAGACGTTTCTGCTCGCTTCTGTCTCAAG TTCCCGATGCTGTACCAGGAGGGCCCTCAGAACCTGCTGTTCCGGTGGCGACGGATCATCGGGTGGATGGCATACGGCGTCGCCAGCGCCGTGGTCATCTTCTTCCTCAGCACGGCGTCGCTGCAGCACCAGGCGTTCCGGCGGAGCGGGGAGGTGGTCGACCAGGCGGCCCTCGGCGCGACGGCCTACACGTGCGTCGTGTGGGCCGTCAACCTCCAGATGGCGATCACGGTGAGCTACTTCACCCTGGTCCAGCACGCCTGCATCTGGGCCGGCGTCGCCCTGTGGTACGTGTTCCTCGCCGCCTACGGCGCCATCACGCCGGACTTCTCGACCACCTACCACATGGTGTTCGCCGACGCGCTCGCCGGCGCGCCGTCCTACTGGGTGGTCACACTGCTGGtgtccgccgccgcgctcgtcCCCTACTTCACCTACGCCGTGGCCAAGTCGTGGTTCTTCCCGGACTACCACAACCAGATCCAGTGGCTGCGCCACAGGGAGAGGGCCCACCCCGACCCGGAGAGCAGCGCCGGCGTCGAGTTCGGGCACGCCCTGCGCCAGTTCTCCGTGCGGTCCACCGGCGTCGGCGTGTCGGCGCGCCGCGACGCAGCGGTGCTCCGCCGCCTCAACGGCACGCAGGTGCACCACGCGGACTCGCCCCAGCAGGTGTCGTGA